A single Streptococcus thermophilus DNA region contains:
- a CDS encoding type I restriction-modification system subunit M produces MITSEEIKARLWNGATELRGSMDASRYKDYMLGLMFYKFLSDKTLKTFAELSGLSTDVDVFEEYQKAHELYEKDLEKMISDNLGYVVKPKYLYQKWLNDMNTGQFEVQTVTESLGEFERSVVSTDETDDFNGLFSSSTLDLSDTALGSDLNTRSKNIQALIRLFEDLDMVALQKSDILGDAYEYLIGQFAMESGKKAGEFYTPHQVSEVMAQIVATNKSLTSIYDPTVGSGSLLLTVKKHLSEEQQKVLSYYGQEKNTATYNLTRMNLLLHGVRPEKMSIKNGDTLAQDWPEDPERPDEGVQFDAVVMNPPYSIKNWNRVGLKASDPRFEIVSVLPPDSKGDFAFLLHGLYHLSTTGTMAIVLPHGVLFRGGAEGEIRQKLIEKNQIDTVIGLPSNLFSNTGIPVCIIILKKNRDLNEPVLFIDASHSFIKVGKQNVLQEKDIAKIVDTYSNRTEEEGYSHLASRKELISNEFNMNIPRYVTAIDNEIAHDVDAHLYGGIPKANIENLKILNQLVPDVLEQAFTEKRPGYLALNKTIDAFSDEVLSSTVVQETMTQVKETVEAYLNTYWTQLHELGKERSSRQVKEAMLADIKHQLSAFEQLDSYDGYQMIAEIWTNSLEHDSEFIEQLGFYQAGRTREPNMVKKGKKKEPVQDGWNGVVVPNSLIASEFYAKELAEIEAFKSRIVEIESEMSELVENAKVEDSDEYNALFDSLKKNEEGEAQDSFEGKSIKDSLKEAEKGSLEYDLLKKVDDLTKEKSAVNKKIKTKEQELKEVVADRILQLTDEEVDQLLYKKWFGSVIEKVEDLVESSLKSEIAVIDELNKRYSETLDSLDDEISKLEKELEAMMKELVVL; encoded by the coding sequence ATGATTACGTCAGAAGAAATCAAAGCACGTCTGTGGAATGGAGCTACCGAGCTTCGTGGTTCAATGGACGCTAGCCGTTACAAGGACTACATGTTAGGACTCATGTTCTATAAATTTCTGAGTGACAAAACACTCAAGACCTTTGCGGAACTATCAGGGCTTTCTACTGATGTGGACGTGTTTGAGGAATATCAAAAGGCACACGAGTTATACGAAAAAGATCTTGAGAAGATGATCAGTGATAATTTAGGATATGTAGTCAAACCTAAGTACTTGTATCAAAAATGGCTAAATGACATGAATACAGGACAGTTTGAAGTTCAGACGGTTACTGAAAGTCTAGGCGAATTTGAACGTAGTGTCGTTTCAACAGACGAGACAGATGATTTTAATGGTCTTTTCTCAAGCTCAACTTTGGATTTGTCTGATACAGCTCTTGGTAGTGACTTGAATACACGAAGCAAGAACATCCAGGCACTTATTCGTCTATTTGAAGACTTGGACATGGTTGCTCTCCAAAAGAGTGATATTTTAGGGGATGCCTATGAGTACTTGATTGGGCAGTTCGCTATGGAGTCTGGGAAAAAGGCTGGCGAATTTTACACTCCTCACCAGGTTAGTGAAGTCATGGCTCAGATAGTTGCGACAAATAAGTCTCTAACCTCTATCTATGACCCAACCGTTGGTTCAGGCTCACTTCTTTTGACTGTAAAAAAACATCTATCTGAAGAGCAGCAGAAGGTTCTTAGCTATTACGGACAAGAAAAAAATACAGCGACTTACAACTTGACACGTATGAACCTCTTACTTCATGGTGTACGTCCTGAGAAAATGAGCATTAAAAACGGTGATACCCTTGCACAAGACTGGCCAGAAGATCCTGAGCGTCCAGATGAAGGTGTACAGTTCGATGCGGTTGTTATGAACCCACCTTATTCGATTAAGAATTGGAACCGTGTTGGCTTAAAAGCTTCAGACCCACGCTTTGAAATTGTAAGTGTACTACCTCCAGATTCAAAAGGGGATTTTGCCTTCCTACTTCATGGGCTTTATCACCTATCAACTACTGGTACAATGGCTATTGTGTTACCTCATGGGGTGCTTTTCCGTGGAGGTGCAGAAGGCGAGATTCGTCAGAAGCTCATTGAAAAGAATCAGATTGATACCGTTATTGGTCTACCAAGCAATCTATTCTCTAATACAGGGATTCCAGTATGTATCATCATTTTGAAGAAAAATCGTGACTTGAATGAGCCTGTTCTCTTTATTGATGCTTCGCATAGCTTTATTAAAGTAGGGAAGCAAAATGTCCTTCAAGAAAAAGATATTGCTAAGATTGTAGATACATACAGTAATCGTACAGAAGAAGAAGGATATAGTCATTTAGCGAGTCGAAAGGAACTCATCAGCAATGAGTTTAATATGAACATTCCTCGCTACGTGACAGCTATAGACAATGAGATTGCTCACGATGTTGATGCCCACTTATACGGAGGTATTCCAAAAGCGAATATTGAGAACTTGAAGATTCTCAATCAATTAGTACCAGATGTTTTAGAACAAGCCTTCACTGAAAAGCGTCCTGGCTATTTGGCTTTAAACAAAACGATTGATGCATTTTCAGATGAGGTGTTATCTAGCACTGTCGTTCAAGAGACAATGACACAAGTGAAAGAAACAGTTGAAGCTTATCTGAATACCTATTGGACCCAGTTGCATGAGCTTGGTAAGGAACGTAGCTCTAGACAGGTTAAAGAAGCCATGTTAGCGGATATCAAACATCAGCTATCAGCCTTTGAACAACTTGACAGTTATGACGGCTATCAGATGATTGCTGAGATTTGGACTAATAGTCTTGAACATGACTCAGAGTTTATTGAACAGTTAGGATTTTACCAAGCTGGTCGAACACGTGAGCCTAATATGGTCAAAAAAGGGAAGAAAAAAGAACCAGTTCAAGACGGTTGGAATGGGGTTGTTGTTCCAAATAGTCTTATTGCTAGTGAGTTTTATGCCAAAGAGTTAGCTGAAATTGAGGCTTTCAAATCACGTATTGTTGAAATTGAAAGCGAAATGAGTGAGCTTGTAGAAAATGCTAAGGTAGAAGATAGTGATGAGTACAATGCACTCTTTGACTCTCTTAAAAAGAATGAAGAGGGTGAAGCCCAAGACAGTTTTGAAGGCAAGTCGATTAAAGATAGTTTGAAAGAGGCTGAAAAAGGGTCTCTTGAGTATGACCTTCTAAAGAAAGTCGATGACTTGACCAAAGAAAAATCAGCTGTCAATAAAAAGATTAAGACCAAAGAGCAAGAGTTGAAAGAAGTAGTGGCCGATCGCATTCTTCAATTGACTGATGAAGAAGTAGATCAACTCCTTTACAAAAAATGGTTTGGTTCAGTTATCGAAAAAGTGGAGGACTTAGTAGAATCCTCTCTTAAGTCTGAGATTGCAGTGATAGACGAATTGAACAAACGTTACTCTGAAACATTAGATAGTCTAGATGATGAAATCTCTAAACTGGAAAAAGAACTGGAAGCAATGATGAAGGAATTGGTGGTGCTTTAA
- a CDS encoding glycosyltransferase: MTEKISVIIPVYNVENQLQTCLDSVLSQTYQNLEIILINYGSTDNSDAICRSYAARDSRILYFKKDNGGLSDARHIGIRQAKGTYVTYVDAEDWVEPTYLEELYKTLQAHKADIAVANYSVYKESEDLFYFYIKDEDYYEQVYSPAQIIDGLFEETNNINIALISATGKLYKRSLFNDLLFPKEHAGEDGFFNLKAYLMSERTVYLNKGLYVYRESPEMPSATWMQDWMMTLVYAMEERLAIVASHGFPLEKYMVTYRQMLEACLKNVEEQGLRDSDAYRSIQEKFQVLSLAPQRYETKKRAIVLAANYTYVDQVLTTIKSIVFHHRNIRFYLINDDFSQEWFRGLNRHLAAFGSEVINCRVDSSHIKQFKTNSNYASYLRYFVADFVSEERALYLDSDMVVTGSLEDLFTLDLQGRPLAAVRDYAVQGQDRQAMFDAGFMVIDTAYWKQYNMRRHLIDMTSEWHDKVPFAEQSILNMVFCNNWLTLSFDNNYAVTKSSLSGYHLPNGQDYPKVLHYTSHRKPWLPLACQAYREVWWFYAQMDWSGVAENAALLPLSEDMIYPKGRPFTCLVYTNISEIPHLTDLILALPKVQFKIASRQHVTDKLAQLITYPNVTVYSAIAGLNGLDLELVRTSDLLLDINPGRKVVEILDAFRFENKPILGFEDLKSTKHNQQTYSRDRWKEMAETIRQMRKKSL; encoded by the coding sequence ATGACAGAAAAAATTTCCGTAATTATTCCCGTTTACAATGTAGAAAATCAACTCCAGACCTGTCTAGACAGTGTCTTGAGTCAGACCTATCAAAATCTTGAAATCATCCTTATCAATTATGGATCAACAGACAATAGTGATGCCATTTGCCGTAGTTATGCCGCTAGGGATTCTCGCATCCTCTATTTTAAAAAAGATAATGGAGGGCTTTCAGATGCTCGCCATATTGGTATTCGTCAGGCTAAGGGAACTTACGTCACCTATGTGGATGCTGAGGATTGGGTAGAGCCAACCTATCTGGAGGAACTTTATAAGACGCTTCAGGCTCATAAGGCGGATATCGCAGTAGCCAATTACAGTGTCTATAAGGAATCGGAAGATCTCTTTTATTTTTATATCAAGGATGAAGATTATTATGAGCAGGTTTATTCACCAGCTCAGATTATTGATGGACTCTTTGAAGAAACCAATAACATCAATATTGCTCTGATCTCAGCCACTGGGAAACTCTACAAACGTTCCTTGTTTAATGACTTGCTTTTCCCGAAAGAGCATGCAGGAGAGGATGGTTTTTTCAACCTTAAAGCCTATCTCATGAGTGAGCGTACGGTTTATCTCAACAAGGGACTTTATGTATATCGTGAGAGTCCAGAGATGCCATCAGCGACTTGGATGCAAGACTGGATGATGACCTTGGTTTATGCCATGGAAGAACGCTTGGCTATTGTTGCTAGTCATGGTTTCCCTTTGGAGAAATACATGGTCACCTACCGTCAGATGCTAGAGGCTTGCTTGAAAAATGTGGAGGAGCAAGGTCTCAGGGATTCTGATGCTTACCGCTCCATTCAGGAGAAATTCCAGGTCTTGAGTTTAGCTCCTCAACGTTATGAGACTAAAAAGCGTGCTATTGTTCTTGCGGCTAACTATACTTATGTTGACCAAGTGCTTACGACTATCAAATCCATCGTTTTCCATCATCGTAACATTCGTTTTTACTTGATTAACGATGATTTCTCTCAAGAGTGGTTTAGAGGACTAAACCGTCATTTGGCTGCCTTTGGTAGTGAAGTGATTAACTGTCGTGTGGATAGTAGTCATATCAAGCAATTCAAGACTAATAGCAACTATGCAAGCTATCTTCGCTATTTTGTGGCGGACTTTGTGTCTGAGGAACGAGCTCTTTATTTGGACAGTGACATGGTGGTTACCGGTTCTCTGGAAGACCTCTTTACCCTTGATTTGCAAGGCCGTCCTTTGGCTGCTGTACGTGACTATGCTGTTCAAGGTCAGGATCGTCAGGCAATGTTTGATGCAGGCTTCATGGTGATTGATACGGCTTATTGGAAGCAGTACAACATGAGACGTCACTTAATTGACATGACTAGCGAATGGCATGATAAGGTACCATTTGCGGAGCAGTCAATTCTTAATATGGTTTTTTGTAACAACTGGTTGACGTTGTCCTTTGACAACAACTACGCTGTGACCAAGTCTAGTCTATCTGGTTACCATTTGCCAAATGGTCAAGACTATCCTAAGGTTTTACACTATACTTCACACCGTAAGCCCTGGTTACCTTTGGCTTGCCAAGCTTATCGCGAGGTCTGGTGGTTCTATGCTCAAATGGATTGGTCAGGGGTTGCCGAAAATGCCGCTTTATTGCCACTTTCAGAGGACATGATTTATCCTAAGGGCCGTCCATTTACTTGTTTGGTCTACACCAACATTTCAGAAATCCCTCATTTGACGGACCTTATCTTGGCTCTTCCTAAGGTACAGTTTAAAATTGCCTCACGCCAGCATGTGACAGACAAATTGGCCCAATTGATTACCTATCCAAATGTGACAGTTTACTCAGCCATTGCAGGTTTAAATGGGCTAGATTTGGAATTGGTGCGTACTAGTGACTTGCTTTTGGATATTAATCCAGGTAGAAAAGTAGTGGAAATTCTTGATGCCTTTAGGTTTGAAAACAAACCAATCTTAGGATTTGAGGACCTCAAGTCAACCAAACATAATCAGCAAACCTACTCAAGAGATCGTTGGAAGGAGATGGCTGAGACCATTCGCCAGATGCGTAAGAAGAGTCTGTAA